The Pongo pygmaeus isolate AG05252 chromosome 11, NHGRI_mPonPyg2-v2.0_pri, whole genome shotgun sequence genome includes a region encoding these proteins:
- the C1QL2 gene encoding complement C1q-like protein 2: MALGLLIAVPLLLQAAPRAAAHYEMMGTCRMICDPYTAAPGGGPAGAKAQPPGPSTAALEVMQDLSANPPPPFIQGPKGDPGRPGKPGPRGPPGEPGPPGPRGPPGEKGDSGRPGLPGLQLTAGTASGVGVVGGGAGVGGDSEGEVTSALSATFSGPKIAFYVGLKSPHEGYEVLKFDDVVTNLGNHYDPTTGKFSCQVRGIYFFTYHILMRGGDGTSMWADLCKNGQVRASAIAQDADQNYDYASNSVVLHLDSGDEVYVKLDGGKAHGGNNNKYSTFSGFLLYPD, from the exons ATGGCGCTCGGGCTGCTCATCGCCGTGCCGCTGCTGCTGCAGGCGGCGCCCCGAGCCGCCGCGCACTACGAGATGATGGGCACCTGCCGCATGATCTGCGACCCTTACACTGCCGCACCCGGCGGGGGGCCCGCGGGTGCAAAGGCGCAGCCTCCCGGACCCAGCACCGCCGCCCTGGAAGTCATGCAGGACCTCAGCGCCAACCCTCCGCCTCCCTTTATCCAGGGACCCAAGGGCGACCCGGGGCGACCGGGCAAGCCAGGGCCGCGGGGGCCCCCTGGAGAGCCGGGCCCGCCTGGACCCAGGGGCCCTCCGGGAGAGAAGGGCGACTCGGGGCGGCCCGGGCTGCCAGGGCTGCAACTGACGGCGGGCACGGCCAGCGGCGTCGGGGTGGTGGGCGGCGGGGCTGGGGTAGGTGGCGACTCCGAGGGTGAAGTGACCAGTGCGCTGAGCGCCACCTTCAGCGGCCCCAAGATCGCCTTCTATGTGGGTCTCAAGAGCCCCCACGAAGGCTATGAGGTGCTGAAGTTCGACGACGTGGTCACCAACCTCGGCAATCACTATGACCCCACCACCGGCAAGTTCAGCTGCCAGGTGCGCGGCATCTACTTCTTCACCTACCACATCCTCATGCGCGGCGGCGACGGCACCAGCATGTGGGCGGACCTCTGCAAGAACGGGCAG GTCCGGGCCAGCGCCATTGCACAGGACGCCGACCAGAACTACGACTACGCCAGTAACAGCGTGGTGCTGCACTTGGATTCAGGGGACGAAGTGTATGTGAAGCTTGATGGCGGGAAGGCTCACGGAGGCAATAATAACAAGTACAGCACGTTCTCGGGCTTTCTTCTGTACCCGGATTAG